The Myxococcota bacterium genome contains a region encoding:
- a CDS encoding aminopeptidase P N-terminal domain-containing protein — MFAERRQRVRDAMGQGAVAIFQGSGLATRSRDTEYPFRQDSDFWYLTGFDHPNAVAVLRTDGGPAFTLFVEPRDREMEIWNGYRPGIEGAVEDFGADEAYPRSELLDKLPSLLGKAQRLHHVLGRDAGLDARLVEILEQMRLRSRTNVEPAEAILDPRSITHAMRLLKEPAELDVMRRAAEISHEAHEAAAKLAWDGVFEYELEAVLEYTFRRRGARGAAYTTIVGGGANATVLHYVRNDQKLRENELVLIDAGCELEGYASDVTRTYPVGGRFTGPGRALYEVVLASQQAALDQCRPGKTLPEVHDASVKALVEGLVSLNLLQGDPAELMAREAYKPFYMHSTSHWLGLDVHDVGSYREDGEARKLASGQVFTVEPGLYVASDAEVDTRFRGIGIRIEDDVAITQSGHENLNAALPKHPDEIEALVAEGR, encoded by the coding sequence GTGTTCGCCGAACGTCGACAGCGTGTGCGTGATGCGATGGGCCAAGGCGCCGTCGCGATCTTTCAGGGTTCCGGGCTCGCCACTCGCTCACGCGATACCGAGTACCCCTTTCGACAAGACAGCGACTTCTGGTACCTGACCGGCTTCGATCACCCGAACGCCGTCGCGGTGCTCCGCACCGACGGGGGTCCCGCGTTCACGCTCTTCGTCGAGCCGCGCGACCGCGAGATGGAGATCTGGAACGGCTACCGCCCCGGGATCGAGGGCGCCGTCGAGGACTTCGGTGCCGACGAGGCGTACCCGCGGAGCGAACTCCTCGACAAGCTGCCGTCGCTCCTGGGGAAGGCGCAGCGCCTGCACCACGTGCTGGGACGCGACGCCGGCCTCGACGCGCGCCTCGTCGAGATTCTCGAGCAGATGCGCCTGCGCTCGCGCACCAACGTCGAGCCGGCCGAGGCGATCCTCGATCCGCGCAGCATCACCCACGCGATGCGCCTCTTGAAGGAACCCGCCGAGCTCGACGTGATGCGCCGCGCGGCCGAGATCAGCCACGAGGCCCACGAAGCCGCGGCGAAGCTCGCCTGGGACGGCGTGTTCGAGTACGAGCTCGAAGCGGTGCTCGAGTACACGTTCCGGCGTCGCGGCGCGCGCGGCGCTGCCTACACGACCATCGTCGGGGGCGGCGCCAACGCCACGGTCCTGCACTACGTGCGCAACGATCAGAAGCTGCGCGAGAACGAGCTGGTGCTGATCGATGCGGGCTGCGAGCTCGAGGGCTACGCGTCCGACGTGACGCGCACCTACCCGGTCGGTGGTCGCTTCACCGGGCCCGGGCGGGCGCTCTACGAAGTGGTGCTCGCGAGCCAGCAGGCCGCGTTGGACCAGTGTCGCCCCGGGAAGACGCTGCCCGAGGTGCACGACGCGTCGGTCAAGGCGCTCGTCGAAGGGCTCGTCTCGCTGAACCTCTTGCAGGGCGACCCCGCCGAGCTGATGGCCCGCGAGGCGTACAAGCCCTTCTACATGCACTCGACCAGTCACTGGCTCGGCCTCGACGTGCACGACGTGGGCAGCTACCGCGAAGACGGCGAAGCGCGGAAGCTGGCTTCCGGACAGGTCTTCACCGTCGAGCCCGGCCTCTACGTCGCGAGTGACGCCGAGGTCGACACGCGCTTCCGAGGCATCGGCATCCGCATCGAGGACGACGTCGCGATCACCCAGAGCGGCCACGAGAACCTGAACGCGGCGCTGCCGAAACACCCGGACGAGATCGAGGCGTTGGTCGCCGAAGGACGCTAG
- the acs gene encoding acetate--CoA ligase, translating to MADIESLLKEKRVVKPDPKFAKQANWSRKEVNELRRAGEKNPQRFWAKMAKENVDWFTPWKKVLDWKPPFAKWFVGGKTNVSYNCLDRHLEGKHAWRRNKAAIIWEGEPGDIRTLTFGQLHAEVCKFANVLKGQGIKKGDRVALYMPMIPELPIAMLACARIGAPHSVVFGGFSAEALRDRINDVGAKLVVTADGGYRRGAPYPLKPAVDEALEGVDGEMSVVVVQRTGEATAMQAGRDRWWHELMEGASADCKPAKLDSEHPLFVLYTSGSTGKPKGILHTTGGYLTHVTTTAKAIFDLKEEDTYWCTADCGWITGHSYVVYGVLANGATTLMYEGVPTHPGPDRFWDIIERHKVTIFYTAPTAIRTFVRLGDEHPKNHDLSSLRLLGTVGEPINPEAWMWYHRVIGKKKCPIVDTWWQTETGGIMITPLPGAVNTKPGSATRPFPGIAASVYDDDGKAVKAPDGGFLVVEKPWPGMLRGIWGDPKRFKEQYWSKYKGIYFAGDGAHRDKDDYFWIMGRIDDVMNISGHRIGTMEVESALVSHPKVAEAAVVGRPDELTGTAIVAFVTPLGGTEVDDALRKSLLSQVSSQIGAIAKPKEIRFTDALPKTRSGKIMRRLLRSIATGEEVAGDTTTLEDYSVLAKLREGDE from the coding sequence ATGGCCGACATCGAATCGCTGCTCAAGGAGAAGCGCGTCGTCAAACCCGACCCGAAGTTCGCGAAGCAGGCGAACTGGTCGCGGAAGGAAGTGAACGAGCTGCGTCGCGCCGGCGAGAAGAATCCGCAGCGCTTCTGGGCGAAGATGGCGAAGGAGAACGTCGACTGGTTCACGCCCTGGAAGAAGGTGCTCGACTGGAAGCCGCCCTTCGCGAAGTGGTTCGTCGGCGGAAAGACCAACGTCTCCTACAACTGCCTCGACCGACACCTCGAGGGGAAGCACGCCTGGCGCCGCAACAAGGCAGCGATCATCTGGGAAGGCGAGCCCGGCGACATCCGCACCCTCACCTTCGGCCAGCTCCACGCCGAAGTCTGCAAGTTCGCGAACGTGCTCAAGGGTCAGGGCATCAAGAAGGGCGACCGGGTCGCGCTCTACATGCCCATGATCCCCGAGCTGCCGATCGCGATGCTGGCCTGCGCACGGATCGGCGCGCCCCACAGCGTGGTGTTCGGCGGCTTCTCGGCCGAGGCGCTGCGCGACCGCATCAACGACGTCGGCGCGAAGCTGGTGGTGACCGCCGACGGTGGCTACCGCCGCGGCGCGCCCTACCCGCTGAAGCCCGCCGTCGACGAAGCCCTGGAAGGCGTCGACGGCGAGATGTCGGTGGTGGTGGTGCAACGCACGGGCGAAGCGACGGCGATGCAGGCGGGCCGCGACCGCTGGTGGCACGAGCTGATGGAAGGCGCGTCGGCCGACTGCAAGCCGGCGAAGCTCGACTCCGAGCACCCGCTCTTCGTGCTCTACACCAGCGGCTCGACGGGGAAGCCGAAGGGCATCCTGCACACCACCGGCGGCTACCTCACCCACGTCACCACGACGGCGAAGGCGATCTTCGATCTGAAGGAAGAGGACACCTACTGGTGCACGGCCGACTGCGGTTGGATCACCGGCCATTCCTACGTGGTCTACGGCGTGCTCGCGAACGGCGCGACCACCTTGATGTACGAAGGCGTGCCCACCCACCCGGGCCCCGACCGCTTCTGGGACATCATCGAACGCCACAAGGTCACGATCTTCTACACGGCACCGACGGCGATCCGCACCTTCGTGCGGCTGGGCGACGAACATCCGAAGAATCACGACCTGTCGTCGCTGCGTCTGCTCGGCACCGTCGGCGAGCCGATCAACCCGGAAGCCTGGATGTGGTACCACCGCGTGATCGGCAAGAAGAAGTGCCCGATCGTCGACACCTGGTGGCAGACCGAGACCGGCGGAATCATGATCACCCCGCTGCCCGGCGCGGTGAACACGAAGCCCGGTTCGGCCACCCGCCCCTTCCCCGGCATCGCGGCGAGTGTCTACGACGACGACGGCAAAGCGGTGAAGGCACCCGACGGCGGCTTCCTGGTCGTCGAGAAGCCCTGGCCCGGCATGCTGCGCGGCATCTGGGGCGATCCCAAGCGCTTCAAGGAGCAGTACTGGAGCAAGTACAAGGGCATCTACTTCGCCGGGGACGGCGCCCACCGCGACAAGGACGACTACTTCTGGATCATGGGCCGGATCGACGATGTGATGAACATCTCCGGCCACCGGATCGGCACGATGGAAGTGGAGAGCGCGCTGGTCTCCCATCCGAAGGTGGCCGAGGCGGCGGTGGTCGGACGCCCGGACGAGCTGACCGGCACAGCGATCGTGGCTTTCGTGACGCCCCTCGGCGGCACCGAGGTCGACGACGCCCTGCGGAAATCGCTGCTCTCCCAGGTGTCCTCGCAGATCGGTGCGATCGCGAAGCCGAAAGAGATCCGCTTCACCGACGCGCTCCCGAAGACGCGCTCGGGGAAGATCATGCGTCGCCTGCTGCGCTCGATCG